From the genome of Phytohabitans rumicis, one region includes:
- a CDS encoding FAD-binding oxidoreductase has translation MSDLEDELRGIVGPSHVLVDGDLRAPYETDWTRRFTGSARCVVRPGSTAEVSAVVRACAAAGAPIVVQGGNTGLVGAGVPAGGEVLLSLTRLGRIEPVDPVEAQVTVEAGVTLEKLQAHARAAGLDFGVDLAARSAATVGGMIATNAGGIRVLRHGSMRAQVAGLEAVLPDGTVLTRLTGLAKDNTGYDLNQLLAGSEGTLAILTRARLKLVPLLPARVVALVAVAGTDAALDLLAAARARLAALSAAEIFYPDGLDLVRSYAKLPAPFTEPAGAYVVLECAGRTDPTDDVLELLSTCDAVEDATVASDRAGLDRLWSYREAHTEAISAAGVPTKLDVCVPLGELSTLVAELPGAVTAVAPAARAILFGHLNEGNLHVNVLDAGERAEEVTDAVLRLVAAHRGSISSEHGVGRAKAPWLALSRTPEEIAAMRRIKAALDPAGLLNPGVLLPH, from the coding sequence GTGAGCGATTTGGAAGACGAACTGCGGGGGATCGTCGGCCCGTCGCACGTGCTCGTCGACGGTGACCTGCGGGCGCCGTACGAGACCGACTGGACCCGCCGCTTCACCGGCAGCGCGCGCTGCGTCGTACGGCCGGGCAGCACCGCGGAGGTGTCCGCGGTGGTGCGCGCGTGCGCGGCCGCGGGGGCCCCGATCGTCGTCCAGGGCGGCAACACCGGCCTGGTCGGCGCCGGCGTACCGGCCGGCGGCGAGGTGCTGCTCAGCCTCACCCGACTGGGCCGGATCGAACCGGTCGACCCCGTCGAGGCCCAGGTGACCGTCGAGGCCGGAGTGACCCTGGAGAAACTTCAGGCGCACGCCCGAGCCGCCGGGCTGGACTTCGGCGTCGACCTGGCCGCCCGCTCGGCCGCCACGGTCGGCGGGATGATCGCCACCAACGCGGGCGGCATCCGGGTGCTGCGCCACGGCAGCATGCGCGCGCAGGTCGCCGGGCTGGAGGCGGTGCTGCCCGACGGCACCGTGCTGACCCGGCTGACCGGACTGGCCAAGGACAACACCGGATACGACCTGAACCAGCTGCTCGCCGGCAGCGAGGGGACGCTCGCCATCTTGACCCGGGCGCGGCTCAAGCTCGTACCCCTGCTGCCGGCGCGGGTGGTGGCCCTGGTCGCGGTGGCCGGCACGGACGCGGCGTTGGACCTGCTCGCGGCGGCCCGCGCGCGGCTGGCGGCGCTGTCCGCGGCGGAGATCTTCTACCCGGACGGGCTCGACCTCGTCCGGTCCTACGCGAAGCTGCCCGCGCCGTTCACCGAGCCCGCCGGGGCGTACGTGGTGCTGGAGTGCGCGGGGCGCACCGACCCGACCGACGACGTGCTGGAGTTGCTGTCGACCTGCGACGCGGTCGAGGACGCCACGGTGGCCTCGGACCGCGCCGGGCTGGACCGGCTGTGGTCGTACCGGGAGGCGCACACCGAGGCGATCAGCGCCGCCGGCGTGCCGACCAAGCTGGACGTGTGCGTACCCCTCGGTGAGCTGTCCACGCTGGTCGCCGAGCTGCCCGGCGCGGTGACGGCGGTCGCGCCCGCCGCCCGCGCGATCCTCTTCGGGCACCTCAACGAGGGCAACCTGCACGTCAACGTGCTGGACGCGGGGGAGCGCGCCGAGGAGGTCACCGACGCCGTACTGCGCCTCGTCGCCGCGCACCGGGGCAGCATCAGCTCGGAGCACGGCGTGGGCCGGGCCAAGGCGCCGTGGCTGGCGCTGTCGCGTACCCCGGAGGAGATCGCGGCCATGCGCCGGATCAAGGCCGCCCTGGACCCGGCGGGCCTGCTCAACCCGGGTGTGCTCCTGCCACACTGA